The stretch of DNA CCGCGCTGATCCTGACCCCGATCGTCATGCAGATCATGCTCGCGCTGCGGTTCTCCCCGAAGGCGTCGCTCGGGTTCGTCATGGCGACCGGGTTCATCGCCGACACCGGCAGTCTGCCGCTGGTCGTGTCCAATTTGGTCAACATCGTCTCCGCCGACTTCTTCGGCATCGACTTCGCCCGCTTCGCCGCGGTCATGGTCCCGGTCGGCATCGTCTCGGTCGCCGCCAGCCTCGGGATGCTACTGCTGTACTTCCGCCGCTCGATCCCGAAGACCTACGACGTGAGCGCGCTGCGGCAGCCCGCTGAGGCCATCAGCGACCAGGTGACCTTCCGGGCCGGGTGGGTCGTGCTCGCCCTGTTGCTGGTGGGCTACTTCGGTGCCGACCCGACGGGCGTGCCGCTGTCGGTCGTGGCCGGTGCCGGAGCCCTCATCCTGATCGCCGTCGCCGCACGCAAGCCCGCCTTCGCCTTTCCGCGGTCAGCCCGGCAACCACTGCCGGCGCCCGTGGGTGCAAGCAGCACGGACACCGAGGCACAGCACCCGGTGGACCCTCCGCACAACACCGCCACCGCGACCGATCTCGCCACCACCCCGGTCACGCACGACGACGACCGCGCGGGAGGCCCGCGGCAGATCCCGGTCGGCAAGGTCATCCGCGAAGCGCCCTGGCAGATCGTGCTGTTTTCCATCGGCATGTATCTCGTCGTCTACGGCCTGCGCAACCAGGGATTGACCGGCGAACTGGCCAAGCTGTTCGGGTTCTTCGCCGACCACGGGGTCCTCGCCGCGGCCCTCGGCGTCGGCGTGGTGGTGGCGGTGCTGTCGTCGATCATGAACAACATGCCCACGGTGCTCATTGCCGCCCTGGCCGTCGGCGCCGTCGGCGCGACCGGGCTCACCCACGAGGCGATGGTCTACGCCAACGTCATCGGCTCCGATCTCGGACCCAAGATCACCCCGATCGGGAGTCTGGCGACCCTGCTGTGGCTGCACGTGCTCGACCGCAAGGGGATGCACATCGGGTGGGGCCGCTACTTCCGCACCGGCATCGTGCTGACCATCCCGGTCCTGCTGGTCACGCTCGCCGCGTTGGCCGGGTGGCTCACCGTCATCGGCACCTAAACCAGGTCCCGGGACGACGCTTGCGCCGCCCGGGCGGGCACGGAAGGAGACCGTCATGCACTGCTTCGACTGCGCCGGACGAAACGTAGAGCAGCCTGCGGTGGGGGCCTGTATGGATTGCGGCGCGGGCGTGTGCGCTCAGCACGCCCACGCCGACCACCGCCCCGTCACGTGTCGAATGGTCGGTCTGACGGTCGTCGAGCATCCGACCCGACTGCCAGCCCGTATCCTCCGCTGCCCCTCCTGTACCCAGGTTCGCGCCGCGGTCGCCGCCTGCGAAACACAGGGCGGCCGGGACTGCTAGTGATGCCGCGGAACGTCGACGGCACGGTGCGACAACGAAGGTAGGACATGGCCACCACCACGGACGTAGTTGTGATCGGCGGCGGTCAAGCCGGCTTGGCCGCCGGCTACTTCCTCCGCCGAGCCCGGCAAAGTTTCGTCATCCTGGACGCCCAAGACCAGCCGGGCGCCGCGTGGCGGCACGGGTGGGAATCGCTGCGGCTGTTCTCCCCAGCCGAGTACAGCCCGCTTCCTGGCTGGTGGATGCCGCGCCAGGACGGCGAGACCTTCCCTACCGCCGACCACGTCGTCGGCTACCTCCGCGACTACGAGCAGCGCTACGAACTTCCGGTCCACCGGCCCGTCCGCGTGCACGGCGTCCACGACGCGGGCGCCTGGCTGGCCGTCGACACCGACCACGGTGCCTGGCGCGCTCAAATGGTCATCAGCGCGACCGGCACGTGGGATTCGCCGTACCTGCCGGACTCCCCTGGCAGCGACGAGTTCGCGGGACAGCACCTGCACACTGTCTCCTACCGCTGTCCCGAACGGTTCCGCGGCCGGAGCGTGGTGATCGTGGGCGGAGGTAACTCCGCGGCCCAGATCCTGGCCGAAGTCTCCACCGTCGCCGACACCACCTGGGTCACGCAGCGCCCGCCGCGGTTCATGCCCGACGACGTCGATGGCCGCGTCCTGTTCGACGTCGCCACCCAGCGCGAAGCCGCCCGCAGGGAAGGTACGGACGCCGAGGGCGTCTCGGGGTTGGGCGACATCGTCATGGTTCCCAGCGTCCGCGAGGCCCGCGACCGCGGCGTGCTGCACGCCCAACCCATGTTCGATCGCCTCACTCGCGACGGCGTCGCCTGGAACGACGGAACCGAGCAACGCTGTGACGCGATCATCTGGTGCACCGGGTTCCGCCCGAGCCTGCACCACCTCGACCCCCTCGGGTTGGGGTACCAGAACGGTGTGTCGAAGACGGTGGGCGCGCGATCGGTCGACGAACCGCGCCTGTACCTGCTCGGCTACGGAGACTGGACCGGTGCCGCCTCGGCCACCCTGATCGGTGCGGGCCGCACCGCGAAGTCCACGGTCGCCGACATTGCCGATCGCTTGCGCTCTCACGAGCGGGCAGAGTGAAGCCAGTGAGCCTCTGCAAGTGCCGGGCGATGGCTACGGTCTCCGCCTGAGACCGCATCACCGGGGCCGCAGAGGGGGAAGGTCCGCCGTGACCTACCCCTCGGTGTGCGCACTGTGGTCGCGGCCGGTGTGGTTTTCGATGATGCGGCAGACCACGGCGCCTTCGCCGCGGCGTTGGCCCTCGCGGGCTGCTCGCCGGGCGGAGGCCAGTGAGCGGCGGAGTGTTCGCAGGTCGGCCAGGGTGCGGTCGATCTCGGCGATGTGGGTATCGAGTAGTTCGGTGACCCGCCCACACGGGGTGACGCCGTCGCGTTGCAGGTCGATGATGTTTTTGATCTCGGGCAGGGTCAGGCCCAGGGTCTTGGCCTGACGGATGAAGCGCAGCACGTCGAGATCGTCGTCGGTGAAGACGCGGTAGCCGGCCTCGGTGCGCTCAGCTGGGGGTAGTAGCCCCTTGGACTCCCAGAGTCGTACCGCCTTGGCGCTGACTCCGGCGGTGGTGGCCGCC from Saccharopolyspora sp. SCSIO 74807 encodes:
- a CDS encoding DUF2180 family protein, encoding MHCFDCAGRNVEQPAVGACMDCGAGVCAQHAHADHRPVTCRMVGLTVVEHPTRLPARILRCPSCTQVRAAVAACETQGGRDC
- a CDS encoding ArsO family NAD(P)H-dependent flavin-containing monooxygenase, with amino-acid sequence MATTTDVVVIGGGQAGLAAGYFLRRARQSFVILDAQDQPGAAWRHGWESLRLFSPAEYSPLPGWWMPRQDGETFPTADHVVGYLRDYEQRYELPVHRPVRVHGVHDAGAWLAVDTDHGAWRAQMVISATGTWDSPYLPDSPGSDEFAGQHLHTVSYRCPERFRGRSVVIVGGGNSAAQILAEVSTVADTTWVTQRPPRFMPDDVDGRVLFDVATQREAARREGTDAEGVSGLGDIVMVPSVREARDRGVLHAQPMFDRLTRDGVAWNDGTEQRCDAIIWCTGFRPSLHHLDPLGLGYQNGVSKTVGARSVDEPRLYLLGYGDWTGAASATLIGAGRTAKSTVADIADRLRSHERAE
- a CDS encoding heavy metal-responsive transcriptional regulator; translation: MGMTVGTAATTAGVSAKAVRLWESKGLLPPAERTEAGYRVFTDDDLDVLRFIRQAKTLGLTLPEIKNIIDLQRDGVTPCGRVTELLDTHIAEIDRTLADLRTLRRSLASARRAAREGQRRGEGAVVCRIIENHTGRDHSAHTEG
- a CDS encoding arsenic transporter, with translation MTVAAILIFLATLTLVIWQPKGLGIGWSALGGAVVALATTVVHLSDVPTVVGIVWNATLAFVAVIIISLILDECGFFEWAALHVARWGRGHGRALFVLIVLLGAAIAAVFANDGAALILTPIVMQIMLALRFSPKASLGFVMATGFIADTGSLPLVVSNLVNIVSADFFGIDFARFAAVMVPVGIVSVAASLGMLLLYFRRSIPKTYDVSALRQPAEAISDQVTFRAGWVVLALLLVGYFGADPTGVPLSVVAGAGALILIAVAARKPAFAFPRSARQPLPAPVGASSTDTEAQHPVDPPHNTATATDLATTPVTHDDDRAGGPRQIPVGKVIREAPWQIVLFSIGMYLVVYGLRNQGLTGELAKLFGFFADHGVLAAALGVGVVVAVLSSIMNNMPTVLIAALAVGAVGATGLTHEAMVYANVIGSDLGPKITPIGSLATLLWLHVLDRKGMHIGWGRYFRTGIVLTIPVLLVTLAALAGWLTVIGT